One Halomonas sp. THAF5a genomic region harbors:
- a CDS encoding hydrolase gives MDAPSPTAGFRPPPGLGNRHVQTLLPRALPRVALKVDREVLELPDGDFVELAWARPAPVEADAPVMVLFHGLEGSLDSPYARTLLSVAARLGWRAVLMHFRGCGASPNSLPRAYHSGDTADAAFLIDRLAERYPGALKVAVGVSLGGNMLAKLVAERGGQHLDLAGAIVISAPLDLAACADTLSRGFARLYERHLLASLKRKMAARLARESLPLALGPRELAGLTSLRAYDDAVTAPLHGFDGAADYYRRASAGPRLTEVTLPTLVLHADDDPFMPPALFERFPAPSPAVRLELSRHGGHVGFVEWRHGRPASWLARRVARELRAWAVPRRDACRAEAISRSGS, from the coding sequence ATGGACGCCCCCTCGCCCACCGCCGGCTTCCGTCCGCCCCCGGGGCTCGGCAATCGCCACGTCCAGACCCTGCTGCCGCGGGCCCTGCCCCGCGTCGCCCTCAAGGTGGACCGCGAAGTGCTCGAACTTCCCGACGGCGACTTCGTCGAGCTGGCCTGGGCCCGGCCGGCCCCCGTCGAGGCCGACGCCCCCGTCATGGTGCTCTTCCACGGGCTAGAGGGCTCGCTCGACTCTCCCTATGCCCGCACGCTCCTGAGCGTCGCGGCCAGGCTGGGCTGGCGCGCCGTGCTGATGCACTTTCGCGGCTGCGGCGCTTCCCCCAACAGCCTACCGCGCGCCTACCACAGCGGCGACACCGCCGATGCGGCCTTCCTCATCGACCGGCTGGCAGAGCGCTATCCCGGGGCCCTCAAGGTCGCGGTCGGCGTCTCCCTGGGCGGCAACATGCTGGCCAAGCTGGTGGCGGAACGCGGCGGCCAGCACCTCGACCTGGCGGGCGCCATCGTCATCAGCGCGCCGCTGGACCTCGCCGCCTGCGCCGACACCCTGAGCCGGGGCTTCGCCCGGCTCTACGAGCGCCACCTGCTCGCCTCGCTCAAGCGCAAGATGGCCGCACGCCTGGCGCGGGAGTCGCTGCCGCTGGCGCTCGGGCCCCGGGAACTCGCGGGGCTCACCAGCCTGCGCGCCTACGACGATGCCGTGACCGCCCCGCTGCACGGCTTCGACGGCGCCGCCGACTACTACCGGCGCGCCTCCGCTGGCCCGCGGCTCACCGAGGTGACGCTCCCTACCCTGGTGCTGCACGCCGACGACGACCCCTTCATGCCGCCGGCGCTCTTCGAACGCTTCCCTGCTCCTTCACCCGCGGTGCGACTGGAGCTCTCCCGTCACGGCGGCCATGTCGGGTTCGTCGAGTGGCGCCACGGCCGCCCCGCCTCCTGGCTGGCTCGCCGCGTCGCCCGAGAGCTCCGGGCGTGGGCCGTCCCCCGGCGCGACGCGTGCCGGGCCGAGGCGATCAGCCGATCGGGCAGCTGA
- the msrA gene encoding peptide-methionine (S)-S-oxide reductase MsrA, which translates to MTTSPLYAPEGRDTPLPISGTHLVNGHAMHPPWPEGLEEIVLGLGCFWGAERLFWELPGVHVTAVGYAGGVTPNPTYEETCSGRTGHAEVVRVVFDPRVVDLETLLRVFWEAHDPTQGNRQGNDIGPQYRSIILTSDDAQREVAEQSRAAYGEALARAGQGPVTTEIEPLEVFYYAEEYHQQYLAKHPNGYCGLKGTGVSCPIG; encoded by the coding sequence ATGACCACTTCGCCGCTGTACGCCCCCGAGGGCCGCGACACGCCGCTGCCGATCAGCGGCACCCACCTGGTCAATGGCCACGCCATGCACCCGCCCTGGCCCGAAGGCCTGGAGGAGATCGTGCTGGGCCTTGGCTGCTTCTGGGGCGCCGAGCGCCTGTTCTGGGAGCTGCCCGGGGTGCACGTCACCGCCGTGGGCTACGCCGGTGGCGTGACCCCGAACCCCACCTACGAGGAGACCTGCAGCGGGCGCACGGGTCATGCCGAGGTGGTGCGGGTGGTCTTCGACCCGCGGGTGGTCGACCTGGAGACCCTGCTGCGGGTGTTCTGGGAGGCCCACGATCCCACCCAGGGCAACCGCCAGGGCAACGACATCGGGCCCCAGTACCGCTCGATCATCCTGACCAGCGACGACGCGCAGCGGGAGGTCGCCGAGCAGAGCCGCGCGGCCTACGGCGAAGCTCTCGCGCGCGCGGGCCAGGGCCCCGTGACCACCGAGATCGAACCCCTCGAGGTCTTCTACTACGCCGAGGAGTACCATCAGCAGTACCTGGCGAAGCACCCCAACGGCTACTGCGGGCTGAAGGGGACCGGGGTCAGCTGCCCGATCGGCTGA